A region of Panicum virgatum strain AP13 chromosome 8N, P.virgatum_v5, whole genome shotgun sequence DNA encodes the following proteins:
- the LOC120686168 gene encoding probable E3 ubiquitin-protein ligase RNF217 isoform X2 → MGPFILEARKQLRSRVCQGRNQADATGLMAISDEEYAAELQLQEVIFVSSAMAMIVNSTMAATAAQSSLMPQLDSAVVVVNTANNDTTAAETPAVLAVAECSCSSSSPPPSLAVAAPATGEEDDAIAVATCKICLDYVPASHVHHASHDCAHAFCAACLSGYISAKTQGGRISDVKCPGDGEDCCDDVLDPELCQGIISGEAFEAWCAALCMSMVEGGSNFCYCPFDDCSEILVDDRGGDVPESECPACRRLFCARCRVPWHAGITCAEYGQLAPGDKGKEDLLVLEMAKGEKWKRCPQCKYLVEKHNGCVHMTCRCGFQFCYACGEPWGQPDHSSCNTA, encoded by the exons ATGGGTCCATTCATTCTGGAGGCCAGAAAGCAGCTTCGTTCCAGAG TTTGCCAAGGAAGAAACCAAGCAGACGCCACCGGGCTCATGGCGATATCCGACGAGGAGTACGCCGCGGAACTCCAGCTTCAAGAGGTGATCTTTGTTTCCTCCGCCATGGCGATGATTGTTAATTCCACCATGGCAGCGACTGCAGCACAATCATCGCTCATGCCGCAGCTTGAtagcgccgtcgtcgtcgtcaacaCCGCCAACAATGACACAACAGCTGCTGAGACGCCCGCCGTGCTTGCCGTAGCTGAGTgcagctgctcctcctcctcgcctccgccATCTCTTGCAGTTGCAGCCCCTGCCACCGGGGAAGAAGACGACGCAATTGCGGTAGCAACTTGCAAGATCTGCCTGGACTACGTGCCAGCGTCGCACGTGCACCACGCAAGTCACGACTGCGCGCATGCCTTCTGCGCAGCCTGCCTCTCCGGCTACATCAGCGCAAAGACCCAAGGCGGCCGCATCTCGGACGTCAAGTGTCCCGGGGACGGGGAGGACTGCTGCGACGACGTCCTTGACCCCGAACTCTGCCAAGGTATCATATCCGGCGAGGCTTTCGAGGCCTGGTGCGCCGCACTATGCATGTCCATGGTGGAGGGAGGCAGCAACTTTTGCTATTGCCCCTTCGACGACTGCTCGGAGATCTTGGTGGAcgatcgcggcggcgacgtgcCGGAGTCGGAGTGCCCGGCGTGCAGGAGGCTGTTCTGTGCACGGTGCCGCGTGCCATGGCACGCTGGCATTACCTGTGCCGAGTATGGCCAATTAGCACCTGGGGACAAGGGGAAGGAGGACTTACTGGTGCTGGAGATGGCCAAGGGGGAAAAGTGGAAGAGGTGCCCCCAGTGCAAGTACTTGGTCGAAAAACACAACGGCTGTGTGCACATGACTTGCAG GTGTGGCTTCCAGTTCTGCTATGCATGTGGCGAGCCGTGGGGGCAACCTGATCATTCCTCTTGCAACACAGCGTGA
- the LOC120686168 gene encoding probable E3 ubiquitin-protein ligase RNF217 isoform X4, which translates to MGPFILEARKQLRSRVCQGRNQADATGLMAISDEEYAAELQLQELDSAVVVVNTANNDTTAAETPAVLAVAECSCSSSSPPPSLAVAAPATGEEDDAIAVATCKICLDYVPASHVHHASHDCAHAFCAACLSGYISAKTQGGRISDVKCPGDGEDCCDDVLDPELCQGIISGEAFEAWCAALCMSMVEGGSNFCYCPFDDCSEILVDDRGGDVPESECPACRRLFCARCRVPWHAGITCAEYGQLAPGDKGKEDLLVLEMAKGEKWKRCPQCKYLVEKHNGCVHMTCRCGFQFCYACGEPWGQPDHSSCNTA; encoded by the exons ATGGGTCCATTCATTCTGGAGGCCAGAAAGCAGCTTCGTTCCAGAG TTTGCCAAGGAAGAAACCAAGCAGACGCCACCGGGCTCATGGCGATATCCGACGAGGAGTACGCCGCGGAACTCCAGCTTCAAGAG CTTGAtagcgccgtcgtcgtcgtcaacaCCGCCAACAATGACACAACAGCTGCTGAGACGCCCGCCGTGCTTGCCGTAGCTGAGTgcagctgctcctcctcctcgcctccgccATCTCTTGCAGTTGCAGCCCCTGCCACCGGGGAAGAAGACGACGCAATTGCGGTAGCAACTTGCAAGATCTGCCTGGACTACGTGCCAGCGTCGCACGTGCACCACGCAAGTCACGACTGCGCGCATGCCTTCTGCGCAGCCTGCCTCTCCGGCTACATCAGCGCAAAGACCCAAGGCGGCCGCATCTCGGACGTCAAGTGTCCCGGGGACGGGGAGGACTGCTGCGACGACGTCCTTGACCCCGAACTCTGCCAAGGTATCATATCCGGCGAGGCTTTCGAGGCCTGGTGCGCCGCACTATGCATGTCCATGGTGGAGGGAGGCAGCAACTTTTGCTATTGCCCCTTCGACGACTGCTCGGAGATCTTGGTGGAcgatcgcggcggcgacgtgcCGGAGTCGGAGTGCCCGGCGTGCAGGAGGCTGTTCTGTGCACGGTGCCGCGTGCCATGGCACGCTGGCATTACCTGTGCCGAGTATGGCCAATTAGCACCTGGGGACAAGGGGAAGGAGGACTTACTGGTGCTGGAGATGGCCAAGGGGGAAAAGTGGAAGAGGTGCCCCCAGTGCAAGTACTTGGTCGAAAAACACAACGGCTGTGTGCACATGACTTGCAG GTGTGGCTTCCAGTTCTGCTATGCATGTGGCGAGCCGTGGGGGCAACCTGATCATTCCTCTTGCAACACAGCGTGA
- the LOC120686168 gene encoding probable E3 ubiquitin-protein ligase RNF217 isoform X1, whose protein sequence is MAAASSFGDDSYLMVADDMYLIAVCQGRNQADATGLMAISDEEYAAELQLQEVIFVSSAMAMIVNSTMAATAAQSSLMPQLDSAVVVVNTANNDTTAAETPAVLAVAECSCSSSSPPPSLAVAAPATGEEDDAIAVATCKICLDYVPASHVHHASHDCAHAFCAACLSGYISAKTQGGRISDVKCPGDGEDCCDDVLDPELCQGIISGEAFEAWCAALCMSMVEGGSNFCYCPFDDCSEILVDDRGGDVPESECPACRRLFCARCRVPWHAGITCAEYGQLAPGDKGKEDLLVLEMAKGEKWKRCPQCKYLVEKHNGCVHMTCRCGFQFCYACGEPWGQPDHSSCNTA, encoded by the exons ATGGCCGCCGCTTCTTCCTTTGGCGACGACTCTTACCTCATGGTTGCCGACGACATGTACTTGATAGCAGTTTGCCAAGGAAGAAACCAAGCAGACGCCACCGGGCTCATGGCGATATCCGACGAGGAGTACGCCGCGGAACTCCAGCTTCAAGAGGTGATCTTTGTTTCCTCCGCCATGGCGATGATTGTTAATTCCACCATGGCAGCGACTGCAGCACAATCATCGCTCATGCCGCAGCTTGAtagcgccgtcgtcgtcgtcaacaCCGCCAACAATGACACAACAGCTGCTGAGACGCCCGCCGTGCTTGCCGTAGCTGAGTgcagctgctcctcctcctcgcctccgccATCTCTTGCAGTTGCAGCCCCTGCCACCGGGGAAGAAGACGACGCAATTGCGGTAGCAACTTGCAAGATCTGCCTGGACTACGTGCCAGCGTCGCACGTGCACCACGCAAGTCACGACTGCGCGCATGCCTTCTGCGCAGCCTGCCTCTCCGGCTACATCAGCGCAAAGACCCAAGGCGGCCGCATCTCGGACGTCAAGTGTCCCGGGGACGGGGAGGACTGCTGCGACGACGTCCTTGACCCCGAACTCTGCCAAGGTATCATATCCGGCGAGGCTTTCGAGGCCTGGTGCGCCGCACTATGCATGTCCATGGTGGAGGGAGGCAGCAACTTTTGCTATTGCCCCTTCGACGACTGCTCGGAGATCTTGGTGGAcgatcgcggcggcgacgtgcCGGAGTCGGAGTGCCCGGCGTGCAGGAGGCTGTTCTGTGCACGGTGCCGCGTGCCATGGCACGCTGGCATTACCTGTGCCGAGTATGGCCAATTAGCACCTGGGGACAAGGGGAAGGAGGACTTACTGGTGCTGGAGATGGCCAAGGGGGAAAAGTGGAAGAGGTGCCCCCAGTGCAAGTACTTGGTCGAAAAACACAACGGCTGTGTGCACATGACTTGCAG GTGTGGCTTCCAGTTCTGCTATGCATGTGGCGAGCCGTGGGGGCAACCTGATCATTCCTCTTGCAACACAGCGTGA
- the LOC120686168 gene encoding probable E3 ubiquitin-protein ligase RNF217 isoform X3 gives MAAASSFGDDSYLMVADDMYLIAVCQGRNQADATGLMAISDEEYAAELQLQELDSAVVVVNTANNDTTAAETPAVLAVAECSCSSSSPPPSLAVAAPATGEEDDAIAVATCKICLDYVPASHVHHASHDCAHAFCAACLSGYISAKTQGGRISDVKCPGDGEDCCDDVLDPELCQGIISGEAFEAWCAALCMSMVEGGSNFCYCPFDDCSEILVDDRGGDVPESECPACRRLFCARCRVPWHAGITCAEYGQLAPGDKGKEDLLVLEMAKGEKWKRCPQCKYLVEKHNGCVHMTCRCGFQFCYACGEPWGQPDHSSCNTA, from the exons ATGGCCGCCGCTTCTTCCTTTGGCGACGACTCTTACCTCATGGTTGCCGACGACATGTACTTGATAGCAGTTTGCCAAGGAAGAAACCAAGCAGACGCCACCGGGCTCATGGCGATATCCGACGAGGAGTACGCCGCGGAACTCCAGCTTCAAGAG CTTGAtagcgccgtcgtcgtcgtcaacaCCGCCAACAATGACACAACAGCTGCTGAGACGCCCGCCGTGCTTGCCGTAGCTGAGTgcagctgctcctcctcctcgcctccgccATCTCTTGCAGTTGCAGCCCCTGCCACCGGGGAAGAAGACGACGCAATTGCGGTAGCAACTTGCAAGATCTGCCTGGACTACGTGCCAGCGTCGCACGTGCACCACGCAAGTCACGACTGCGCGCATGCCTTCTGCGCAGCCTGCCTCTCCGGCTACATCAGCGCAAAGACCCAAGGCGGCCGCATCTCGGACGTCAAGTGTCCCGGGGACGGGGAGGACTGCTGCGACGACGTCCTTGACCCCGAACTCTGCCAAGGTATCATATCCGGCGAGGCTTTCGAGGCCTGGTGCGCCGCACTATGCATGTCCATGGTGGAGGGAGGCAGCAACTTTTGCTATTGCCCCTTCGACGACTGCTCGGAGATCTTGGTGGAcgatcgcggcggcgacgtgcCGGAGTCGGAGTGCCCGGCGTGCAGGAGGCTGTTCTGTGCACGGTGCCGCGTGCCATGGCACGCTGGCATTACCTGTGCCGAGTATGGCCAATTAGCACCTGGGGACAAGGGGAAGGAGGACTTACTGGTGCTGGAGATGGCCAAGGGGGAAAAGTGGAAGAGGTGCCCCCAGTGCAAGTACTTGGTCGAAAAACACAACGGCTGTGTGCACATGACTTGCAG GTGTGGCTTCCAGTTCTGCTATGCATGTGGCGAGCCGTGGGGGCAACCTGATCATTCCTCTTGCAACACAGCGTGA